The following nucleotide sequence is from Mytilus trossulus isolate FHL-02 chromosome 9, PNRI_Mtr1.1.1.hap1, whole genome shotgun sequence.
agATGGGATTTAGTTATGTTAAAgattaaacaaattcaaaactgGAATTCAAGTAAGAGATATAGTGCGAGTTCATCCAACATGTTTCTGTGACTTTAAAcgtgattttaaaaacattcattATTAGTTTTGGGATCTATTACAAACTTAAAATGATATACCATTTAAATGGGatctttgaaatgaaataaaatgttgaattaaTGCAGTGGATATAGTCTAATCTAGTGATAAAgtgaaaaatgaaagtaaaatataatattcctAACGTGAGGAAATGTTTTAAGTGATTCATATGAAATTGGAAACAGTAATTATAAAATTCTGGatcaaatattgtttgatttggaaatttatcataggaaaagaaataaaatgtttactgTGGATATAGTAAAATCAAGtgatataaagtaaaaatataaatgcaatattacaaaatatttgtaaagtgaGGACATCTATTTGGAATATAGTAATggaattgataacaaaataacaagatTCTGCACCTGTTAAATTAGGTTGTATATCATGGGAAGTTAATCAGAATTTATACTatggatttagaaaaaaatctagtGAAGTAGtcaaaaatgaatgaaattgggaattatttaaaatctttggAATTCTGGATGAGATGTCAAATATTAgtgttaaaaagtaaataaaattgtttattcaaatatgattttgatGTTTCATAAAATGAGTGAAATATTACGACTGGATTATTTAGGGTATAGACACTGCTAGTAGTGGCTATACAAACATTAAGTTATATTTATAGCATAGTATTCCGAGTTAGACAAATAAACTTTCGAACGCGTAGCGTGAGAAGTTTATTTGGCTAACGAGGAAGGCGTTGCTATAAATGATTTGTGACATGAATGACACGCCCATGACAGTccgtgcaaaaaaaaatcacgttTGGCGCGAAAATCTATCAAAGCGCATGATTCTGAAGGTAGCGATGATGGCAGACGCATTCTCTCTACCCTTAGAGTCTCTACCAGATTGgcttgaaattgaaaatgtagaTACGGATGATTTGGTTCTCTCTCAGgtgtgtattattttttaaattgaaataaaatgatttacgCTAAGTATTGTCATATTGAGGCacggacccccctttttttgccaaaatgtaaaaaaaaatgtttttatttttccatatgTACAATTTACTACAATATTAAACTGATACCAAGTCCTAAAAATTAATAATCAGTCGATACCATGCCTTTTTCTACTATCTACAAGATCCCCaagtgaaaatatttgtttttaccttgGGGCCCCAAAAAGGGAAGTTAATGTTCAAAATGCATGTGCTTCTAATCGTGAATCGGTAAATTTTTACTGTGATGTGATGTCATTTATATGTCCCAGATGGGaccttttttttggaaatataattatttcattctCTTGAAACGATTTTTACTATTTTGCAGGTTCTTCAAGAAGCCGAGGAAGACATGTCGTTAGCCAATGCGTCGGAAACAAAAGAGGAGAATATTAGACTGTCGcaaattcattcaaatatgGAACCATTTTATAACATGAGTGTATCACAGGCTGTGGATTACTACCACTTGGGAACATTTGAGCTAGGAGATTTCTTGCTAACCGACTTAAAAGATGAGGATGTCGAACCGGTGCGTTTTACCGCACCCGTTTTAGATGAGGATGTCGAACCGTTGCGTTTCACTGCACCAGTTTCAGATGAGGATATAGAAAAGCTGATATCGTCTCAAACAAACGCGAACACGAAAAAGAATACAAAGTGGTCTATTGGTGTTTTTAATGAATGGAGAATCGCAAGATCTAAACATGGCGATAGTATTGCTGACATACATAATTATGCTCGAAGCTGCCGAAATGAACCACTGGCTACAACGTTTCGTGATTGAAGTGCGTAATAAGAAAGGCGAGGAATATCCCCCCAAGTCACTCTATATCATAATATGTGGATTATTGCGCTATTGCAAGGACATGAACGTGAATGATAAGAACTTTCTTGACGAAAAAGACTTGAGATTTGTTACTTTCAGACGCGTCCTTGATTCTCGGATGAAAGAATTGTTATCAAAAGGGTTTGGAACAAAAGTTAAAAGAGCTGATCCTCTCAGTCTACAAGATGAAGAAAATTTGTGGCAAAAGGGGGTTTTTGGAATGACGAATTCTGTATCGCTCCAGCATACTGCTTTTTTCTATGCATGCAAACTTTTTGGTTTGCGAGGACGAGATGAACACCGTAATCTAGACTGTTCCCAATTTGAAATTGGGACCGACCAAATTGGAAAGTATGTGCGCTTCATAGGGAGGagtacaaaaactttcaaagGAGGTTTATCCCATCTTAGTCTGGATAACAAGGATATCAAACATTACTCCGAAGAAGGTAagacatttatttgtaatttctaAATGGTTCtttatgttatacatttatataagtaAGAATATGctgtataattgccaatgagaaaactccaCCACAGACCAAATAACTTGTATATAGAAGTTAGCAACTGTAGGTCCCCGTTccatcttcaacaatgagcaaacccaaACCGCATATATAGTCAGCTGAATAGCCATATTTGATTGCATTGTCAGTACTTTTAACAGTATGTTAAATATACTGTTAAATGTGATTTTCAACCCATTACAAAACAGGATTAAATAGATTGTATCCAGTTTTCACATGTTCTGTGCatgataagttttatttgttaattgcatgttgctttattatttaatatgtaaCTATAAGCAAGTAATATTCCTAAGAATATTGTGTATttgtgtatattatattttagtttaatttttaataatttgccgtaaatataaagtcaaatatttaatgGACGAGATATTTTcgtcttgttttatatttaaatcatcTATCTGCAAACTTCATTAACTTTTCTATTACCATTGTAGGTCCTCGATGCATTGCTACACATTTTCAGAAATATTTCGAGGCGCTCGGTAATGACGGCATCTTTTACCGTAAACCACTCGAGGGAAATTCTGAGCAAACTATTAGATATGGAAAGCAGGCTGTTGGCATTAACAAATTGGACCTTTTCATGAAGGAAATTTGTCAGAAAGGTGGTATTCAGGGCAACTTTTCAAATCATTCAGGCAAGCGTACATGTGCGACTCAATTATACCAAGCAGGGATCGAGGAACAGGAGATAATGGGTAGAACGGGGCACAGATCAAATGCTGTCCGAACCTACAAAACTTCAAATGAAACAATACAGAAAAAGGTTTCAAATGTGCTTAATCCTCCTCGAGATGCCATCGAAACTGCAGAAGTATCCTTTTTCGAGGAAAATTCTAGTGATGAACCGACTACTGAAAATACGAGTGTGTTAGCCACAACACCGATGAAACGTCAACGGACCACACCAGAAATGCTTAAAGACGTTACAAATACTAAAGGGGttgttcaattttcaaattgcaACTTCAACTTTCACTAACTAAGCTCTGCATTTGaacaaattttcatttcaatatgtAATGATCAATTTTAGGTTTATGTTTCAAAAGTacaaagaaaatttgtaaaaaaaaatcggttctattttgaaaaaattaatgCGTAGtcgtttcatttttttggttGTCTGTCTGGCGGAGAAAACCTACACAGAtttaaagatttgtattttgttataagaattctaataaaattgacatttttgtgtgtgtttttttgtagGCGTAATCTTTTCCTAAGGAGGCGGAGCTTACTCGTGCAATATTGGTTAAAGTGTTGTTGGTTATTTCATGGCAGTTTTCCCATTGAGTTATATAGGCCCATGTGACCTTTCATGCAATATTATTTGGTTGCTTCAATTTAGAGCATACATTTTGGTACGTGCTTGTCGTCTCTGTGTTATTCcataaaaagatcaaaggaaaaaagaagATTCATGTTACAAGATGAAATGTAGTGCATTTAAGTCCATGCAATTTTAAACCTACTGCaagaaaatatcatatatgatATAGTCATTCTTGTTTGGCTTGATCACTcctaatattttgaataacagtaaaataaaaatctctcAATAGAATAATCCTAGGTAAGAAAAAGTTCAGGAAAAAAGCATGCTGAAACTTTGGGTTTGGTGAGTAAAATTTTTTACAGGTAGCATCAAGGTAGATTTAAATCTAACAATACCAACTGGTCAATTTAAATGTCCCTATtgtgttgacaattttaaaaactggtTGAGCTATAGGTAAACTTTTACAGTAACACCTATAGGCAAGTCACTGTAATGtcccttttttctgttgaactaataagagacatatatgtaaataaaaaaagaactaaattacagaaatcccttaaattttacaattatttagtttatgaaCAGCTTGTTTGAAAACCATAAAGGTCAcagatgagttaaaaaagatatttcaattaaaacgtaaaaaaatgacatttttgcatcaaagggagataatttggagctttgtcaaggatataaacatttttaaagacatCTGTGGCCAAATCAAATCCATTAGTCTGggtgatttttatgccccacctacgatagtagaggggtattatgttttctggtctgtgcgtccgtctgtgtgtccgttcgtcccgcttcaggttaaagtttttggtcgaggtagtttttgatgaagttgaagtccaatcagtttgaaacttagtacacatgttccccttgatatgatctttctaattttaatgccaaattatagttttgaccccaattacatggtccactgaacatagaaaatgatagtgcgaagttcaggttaaagtttttggtcaaggtagtttttgatgaagttaaagttacaacaacttaaaacttagtacacatgttccctatgacatgatttttctaattttaattccaaatta
It contains:
- the LOC134683095 gene encoding uncharacterized protein LOC134683095, which gives rise to MKELLSKGFGTKVKRADPLSLQDEENLWQKGVFGMTNSVSLQHTAFFYACKLFGLRGRDEHRNLDCSQFEIGTDQIGKYVRFIGRSTKTFKGGLSHLSLDNKDIKHYSEEGPRCIATHFQKYFEALGNDGIFYRKPLEGNSEQTIRYGKQAVGINKLDLFMKEICQKGGIQGNFSNHSGKRTCATQLYQAGIEEQEIMGRTGHRSNAVRTYKTSNETIQKKVSNVLNPPRDAIETAEVSFFEENSSDEPTTENTSVLATTPMKRQRTTPEMLKDVTNTKGVVQFSNCNFNFH